The DNA segment TCCTCCGCGTCACCCTCGGTGCCGTAGCGGACGAGGTCGAGCTGCACGGCGTCGGACCATGCCTCGAGGGCACCGCGGACACCGGGGAGTTCGAGCCAGGGGGTCAGGAAGCCGGGCGTCTGGGCACCCTGGCCGGGAGCGACGAGTACGAGCACTCTCACACTCTCTCTTGGGGACGGGCACGGCCGCCCGTGGGGACAAGGACGAAGAACACGAGGGGGTTTTGTGGGCCCCCGACAAAAGCCTAGAGCTGGAGATCGCCGTCGACCAGACGCCCCAGGATCAGCGCGATCCGCAAAGTGAACGCGGAGCGTACATCGGACGGCGACCAGCCGGTGACGTCAGTCACACGTCGAAGCCGGTAGCGCACGGTGTTGGGATGCACGAACAGCATCCGCGCGGCGCCCTCCAGACTGCTCGCCTGTTCGAGATAGACGGAGAGCGTCTCCAGAAGGGCCGACCCAGCCTCCTCAAGCGGTCTGTAGATCTCCTCCACCAACTGCTCGCGCGCACTGGGATCGCCCGCCATGGCACGCTCCGGAAGCAGATCGTCCGCGAGGACCGGCCGTGGGGCGTCCTGCCAGGCGGTACACGCCTTCAGCCCGGCCGCCGCGGCCTGCGCGGACCGCGTGGCGGCCAGCAGATCGGGCACGACGGGCCCCGCGACGACGGGACCTGCGGCATAGGGCCCGATCAGCGACTTGGCGACTGCCAGCGGGTTGTCACTGCCACCGGCGATGACGACCAGCCGGTCCCCGAGCACCCCGGTCAGCACCTGAAGCTTGGCGTGCCGGGCGGCCCGCCGGATGGCCTCGACCGTCAGCTCGCTGTCCCCGTCGGGCGCCGTCCCGAGCACCACGCACACATGCTCCGGCGAGTTCCAGCCGAGCGCGGCGGCCCGTGACACGGCCCCCTCGTCGGCCTCGCCGCTGAGCACGGCGTTCACGACGAGCGACTCAAGGCGCGCGTCCCAGGCACCGCGTGCCTCGGCGGCCTGGGCGTAGACCTGGGCGGTGGCGAAGGCGATCTCACGGGCGTACACGAGCAGCGCCTCGCGCAGCACGCTCTCGTCGCCGGGAGCGGCGACCTCGTCGATGGCCGACTCCATGACCTCGATGGTCGTGCGCACCATCTCGACGGTCTGGCGCAGGGTGATCGCGCGGGTCAGCTCGCGCGGGGCGGTCCCGAAGACGTCGGTGGAGATCGCCTGGGGCGCGTCGGGATGCCGGAACCACTCGGTGAAGGCGGCGATACCGGCCTGGGCAACGAGGCCGATCCAGGAACGGTTCTCCGGGGGCATGGCCCGGTACCACGGCAGCGTCTCGTCCATCCGCGTGATGGCCTGCGCGGCGAGCGATCCGGAGGACTTCTCGAGCCGCTTCAAGGTCGCGGCGTGCTGGTGGACGGCGTGCGCGGCGGCTTGGGAGTTACGGGCTACGGGTTCGGGCACGGGGACAAGACTGCCTTATCCGGACGCGAGTGCGTGCCAGAGGGTGCTGTGCTCGATGTCTCGGTCGCCTTCGGGGCGCCTCAGCCGGTGTCGAGACGACGATCGTGCTCGACCCTTCGGGCCTCCGCGCTCCCCCAGAGGGGGTGCCCCCAGTCGTCTCGACACCCGGCGCGCCCCTACGGCTCCCTCGCGGCCGGTGTCGTCGGACCAGGCGCGCTTGGTGGGCACTTACCGTGTCCGGCTGCTTGGTGGGCACTTGCCGTGTCCGGCCGCCCGGCAGGGCTACCGTGGTGCCCGTGATGGACGTACGGCGCGCCGCGGAGCGCTATCCGGGAGGGGATCCGGCAGCGGGCATCGAGTCACGCCACGCCTTCTCCTTCGGCCCGCACTACGACCCCGACAACCTCCGTTTCGGCGCGCTGATCGCCTGCAACGAGGAGCGGCTCGCCCCCGGCGCCGGCTTCGACGAGCACCCCCACAGCCACACCGAGATCGTCACGTGGGTCGTCGAGGGCGAACTGACCCACCGCGACTCCACGGGCCACGAGACCCGGGTCGGTCCCGGCGACGTACAGCGGCTCAGCTCGGCGGGCGGCGTACGGCACGTGGAACGCAACGACGCCGACACGCCCCTCGCCTTCATCCAGACCTGGCTGGCCCCGCTGACGCCGGGCGGCGACCCGGCGTACGAGATCGTCCACGGCATCGCGGACTCGACGCCGTACGCCGTCCCGGAGGCGGGCGCGATGCTCCATGTGCGGCGGCTGGGGGCGGGGGAGCGGACGGCGGTGCCGGACGGGGCGTTCCTGTACGTGCACGTCGTGCGCGGCGACGTGCGGCTGGACGGTGCGGAGCTGGGCGCCGGCGACGCGGTGCGCATCACGGACGCCAAGGACGTGGAGGCGGTCGCGGTGAGCGCGGCGGAGCTGCTGGTGTGGGAGATGGCCCCAATGGCCCAGTAAGCGTGGGGCTCAGGATGCCGGGGTGATCACAGGGACTTCAAATGAAGGGGTCGGACACTCGCTCGGCAGAGAAGAGCCGGGGGCCATGACCAAAGGCAGAGCAGCAGGCGGAACAGCAGGGGGACAGGACAGGACCCGAACCGGGGGACTGCGACGGCTCGGTGAGTGGTGCGCCCGGCACTTCGTGATCGTGATCGTCGCCTGGGTCGTGGCGCTCGGCGTGCTCCAGGCCCTCAACCACATCCACGGCGGGGAGTACTCGGACAACTTCGCCCTGTCCGACGTGCAGTCCGAGAAGGGCCTGGACATTCTCAAGGAGCATGATCCGCAGGCCGGCGGCTACAGCAGCCAGATCGTCATGCACGACGCCGACAAGGCCCTGACCTCGGTCAGCTCGCAGATGTCGACCACCGTCGCCGACCTCCAGAAGCTGCCGAACGTGCTGTCCGTGCAGAACCCGCTGGAGGCCACCTCCTCGAAGGTCGGCCCGCTGTCCTCGGACGGACAGACCGGCTACATCACCATCCGCTTCAACGAGCAGCCCTCCCTCCTCGGCGACAGCTACCTGAAGGGCGTCGACAACGCCGTGGAGCCGCTCAGACAGGCCGGCGTCGACGTCGAGTACGGCGGATCGCTCGGCGAGCTGGAGCGGCCCGCCGGCAACGACCGGATCAGCGAGGCGATCGGGTTCGCCGTCGCCATCGTCGTCCTGCTGGTCGGCTTCGGCAGCGTGCTCGCCGCCGGACTGCCGCTGGTCACCGCGCTGATCGGGGTGGTCGGCGGGCTGGCCTGCCTCGGGCTGCTCGCGATCGCGTTCACCTTCGCCACGGTCTCGCCCACCCTGGCCACGATGATCGGCCTCGGCGTCGGCATCGACTACGCCCTCTTCCTGCTCACCCGGCACCGGCAGGGCCTCATGGACGGCGCCGATCCGGTGCGCGCCGCCGGCCACGCCGCCGCCACCTCCGGACGTGCGGTGCTGGTCTCCGGCACCACGGTGATCGTCGCCCTGATGGGCCTGTGGGTGTCCGGTGTGAGCTTCATCGGCCTGCTCGGCGTCGCCGCGGCCGTCACGGTCGTCTCCGCCGTCCTGGGCGCGCTGACGCTGGTCCCGGCCCTGCTGGGGCTGATCGGCCGCAACGTCGACCGCTGGCACGTGCGCAGGCCCATCGCCGAGACCGAGGCCGGG comes from the Streptomyces sp. NBC_00443 genome and includes:
- a CDS encoding PucR family transcriptional regulator; the encoded protein is MPEPVARNSQAAAHAVHQHAATLKRLEKSSGSLAAQAITRMDETLPWYRAMPPENRSWIGLVAQAGIAAFTEWFRHPDAPQAISTDVFGTAPRELTRAITLRQTVEMVRTTIEVMESAIDEVAAPGDESVLREALLVYAREIAFATAQVYAQAAEARGAWDARLESLVVNAVLSGEADEGAVSRAAALGWNSPEHVCVVLGTAPDGDSELTVEAIRRAARHAKLQVLTGVLGDRLVVIAGGSDNPLAVAKSLIGPYAAGPVVAGPVVPDLLAATRSAQAAAAGLKACTAWQDAPRPVLADDLLPERAMAGDPSAREQLVEEIYRPLEEAGSALLETLSVYLEQASSLEGAARMLFVHPNTVRYRLRRVTDVTGWSPSDVRSAFTLRIALILGRLVDGDLQL
- a CDS encoding pirin family protein, which translates into the protein MDVRRAAERYPGGDPAAGIESRHAFSFGPHYDPDNLRFGALIACNEERLAPGAGFDEHPHSHTEIVTWVVEGELTHRDSTGHETRVGPGDVQRLSSAGGVRHVERNDADTPLAFIQTWLAPLTPGGDPAYEIVHGIADSTPYAVPEAGAMLHVRRLGAGERTAVPDGAFLYVHVVRGDVRLDGAELGAGDAVRITDAKDVEAVAVSAAELLVWEMAPMAQ